A region of Nostoc sp. 'Peltigera membranacea cyanobiont' N6 DNA encodes the following proteins:
- a CDS encoding vWA domain-containing protein, producing MLENRDYTLIIDKSGSMATQDQKGGRSRWLAAQESTLALASKCEQFDPDGITIYVFSGKFKRYENVTSSIVSQIFRENDPSGTTDLAGVLKHATDDYLQRKASGKTKPNGETILVVTDGEPDDRKAVMKVIIEASRRIDRDEELAISFIQVGVDPQATRFLKVLDDELQSAGAKFDICDTITMEDMEDMSLSEVLLNAIND from the coding sequence ATGTTAGAAAATCGTGACTATACGTTAATTATCGACAAAAGCGGCAGCATGGCCACCCAAGATCAAAAGGGTGGTAGAAGTAGATGGTTAGCGGCGCAGGAATCTACTTTAGCTTTAGCTAGCAAGTGCGAGCAATTTGACCCAGATGGGATTACAATCTATGTATTTTCTGGTAAATTTAAGCGATATGAAAATGTGACATCCAGCATAGTATCGCAAATTTTTCGAGAAAATGACCCTTCTGGTACAACCGACTTAGCAGGTGTGTTAAAACACGCAACTGATGATTACTTACAACGCAAAGCGTCTGGTAAAACAAAGCCAAATGGTGAAACAATTTTAGTAGTTACTGACGGCGAACCGGACGATCGCAAAGCAGTTATGAAGGTAATTATTGAAGCTTCTCGCCGCATCGATCGAGATGAAGAATTAGCCATTTCCTTCATTCAAGTCGGCGTAGATCCCCAAGCTACCCGTTTTCTCAAAGTCTTAGACGATGAACTTCAAAGTGCTGGCGCTAAATTTGATATCTGTGACACCATTACTATGGAAGATATGGAAGATATGAGTTTATCGGAAGTTCTACTTAATGCCATTAATGACTAG
- a CDS encoding PAS domain-containing sensor histidine kinase has product MNHHRFLDNPAPKQNPQQQTFSLAFLHQTLNAISDPIFVKDRQHRWVLINDTYCDFVGYSREELIGKSDYDFFPQAEADVFRQKDELVFTTNITNENQNLFTDAQGITHLISTKKSCFEDETGNKFLVGSIREIILQDEAGKFLGVTDRVSDFTELMQTCEALQETVEELRQQNQEQAIACETAELERRRYQDLFDLAPDAYLVTDVDGIIKEANYVTAALLSVRQNYLVGKSFIIFIAEADRQTFTNKLANLQQIQDWEVDLQSRGGTTFPASIKMVAMYDSQGQQVGWRWLLCDISEQQAILRDRQKAESDLHRINAVLQAQQEASIDGILIVDENRTIVSFNQKFSQLWLIPTALIQTSDARQLVRWVVDKVVNPDKFLAKVEYLYQHPEESSRDEIFLKSGKIFERYSAPVRKHQGSCGEISSLGDYYGRIWYYRDITEYKQAEAELRASQQRLALLIEQTPLAIIEWNTNFEVQTWNRAAEGMFGYTTEEILGNPFEIIVPENARKHVNEIITALLNQRGGSFSVNENITKDGRTMVCEWYNNPLVAPDGEVVGIASMVLDITERKCAEEEQQKFVALVENSSDFIGISSMEGQVVYVNPAGLKMLGLSSLEAAKTKAVADFHSPEAFAEFQQKIVPLMFQHGFWQGEFRHRHFQTGIEIPTDCSLFIVKHPETGEPFCRVAVARDITERKQAKEALLKSEAQLRQQAEELKEAFRELQNTQTHLIQSEKMSSLGQLVAGVAHEINNPVNFIYGNLKPAKEYTQDLLSLLQLYTSHYPEPIPEIQDFAEQIELDFLKSDLPKILNSMKVGADRIREIVLSLRTFSRLDEAEMKAVDIHEGIDSTLMILQSRIKGNKQRPTIEIIKEYDKLPLVECYAGQLNQVFMNILSNAIDALEERLGSVDEANKGNNQYPIPTIRICTQLQDSNQVIIRIADNGLGISEDFKKQLFDPFFTTKPIGKGTGMGLAISYQIVTERHGGSLECISQLEQGAEFVINIPLIQDTQHNS; this is encoded by the coding sequence ATGAACCATCATAGATTCTTAGATAACCCTGCGCCAAAACAAAACCCACAGCAGCAAACCTTTTCGCTGGCATTTCTGCATCAGACGCTCAATGCCATATCTGACCCAATTTTTGTTAAAGATCGCCAACATCGCTGGGTATTAATTAACGACACTTACTGTGATTTCGTCGGTTATAGCCGAGAAGAATTAATTGGCAAATCAGACTATGATTTTTTTCCGCAAGCAGAAGCTGATGTATTTCGACAAAAAGATGAACTAGTTTTCACCACAAATATTACTAATGAGAACCAGAATCTTTTTACCGATGCTCAGGGTATAACTCATCTCATCTCTACAAAAAAGTCTTGCTTTGAGGATGAGACTGGTAACAAATTTCTGGTGGGTAGTATTCGAGAGATTATTTTACAGGATGAAGCTGGGAAATTTCTGGGTGTAACTGACAGAGTTAGCGATTTTACTGAACTCATGCAAACCTGTGAAGCACTTCAGGAAACGGTAGAAGAACTGCGCCAACAAAACCAAGAACAAGCGATCGCTTGTGAAACGGCAGAATTAGAGCGGCGGCGTTATCAAGATTTGTTCGATCTCGCCCCAGATGCTTATTTAGTGACTGATGTTGACGGCATCATCAAAGAGGCTAACTATGTAACCGCAGCCTTACTATCTGTGAGACAAAACTATCTGGTAGGCAAATCATTCATTATCTTTATCGCTGAAGCAGATCGCCAAACCTTCACGAACAAACTGGCAAATTTGCAGCAGATACAAGATTGGGAAGTCGATCTACAGTCACGAGGAGGTACAACCTTTCCTGCTAGTATCAAGATGGTTGCTATGTATGATTCACAAGGTCAGCAGGTCGGCTGGCGTTGGTTACTTTGCGACATCAGCGAACAACAAGCCATACTGCGCGATCGCCAGAAAGCAGAATCAGACCTACACCGCATTAATGCTGTACTGCAAGCTCAACAAGAAGCTTCCATCGATGGAATTTTAATTGTTGATGAAAATCGTACAATCGTATCATTCAATCAGAAATTCTCCCAGCTATGGCTAATTCCTACGGCACTGATCCAAACATCGGATGCTCGCCAACTCGTGAGATGGGTAGTAGACAAAGTAGTAAATCCAGACAAATTTCTCGCTAAGGTGGAGTATCTTTACCAGCATCCAGAAGAAAGTAGCCGTGATGAAATTTTCCTGAAGTCTGGAAAGATTTTTGAGCGCTATTCTGCACCCGTGCGTAAACACCAAGGGTCTTGTGGTGAGATATCATCTTTAGGAGACTATTACGGTAGGATTTGGTATTATCGCGACATTACCGAATACAAGCAAGCAGAGGCAGAACTTAGAGCTTCACAGCAAAGACTGGCATTGCTGATTGAACAAACACCTTTAGCCATTATTGAATGGAATACCAACTTTGAGGTTCAAACATGGAATCGGGCAGCAGAAGGAATGTTTGGATACACCACAGAGGAAATACTGGGGAATCCTTTTGAGATAATAGTACCTGAAAACGCCAGAAAGCACGTAAATGAGATTATCACAGCCCTCTTAAACCAACGTGGAGGCAGTTTTAGTGTCAACGAGAACATCACTAAAGATGGCAGGACAATGGTCTGTGAGTGGTATAATAACCCGTTGGTAGCCCCTGATGGTGAGGTGGTTGGCATTGCTTCAATGGTGTTAGACATCACAGAACGCAAATGCGCTGAAGAAGAACAGCAAAAATTTGTAGCGTTGGTTGAAAACAGCAGTGACTTTATTGGCATTTCTTCAATGGAAGGGCAAGTTGTCTATGTGAACCCTGCTGGACTCAAGATGCTGGGGCTTAGTAGTCTAGAAGCAGCCAAAACCAAGGCCGTGGCTGATTTTCATTCACCAGAAGCTTTTGCAGAGTTTCAGCAAAAAATTGTTCCTTTGATGTTTCAACATGGTTTCTGGCAAGGCGAGTTTCGCCATAGACATTTTCAAACAGGTATAGAAATTCCTACTGATTGCAGCCTGTTTATAGTTAAACATCCTGAAACAGGAGAGCCTTTCTGTCGGGTAGCTGTTGCTAGGGATATTACAGAACGCAAACAAGCTAAAGAAGCCCTGCTAAAGTCGGAAGCGCAACTAAGGCAACAAGCTGAAGAACTCAAAGAAGCCTTCCGCGAACTTCAAAACACCCAAACTCACTTAATTCAAAGTGAAAAGATGTCCAGCTTGGGTCAACTAGTCGCAGGAGTAGCACACGAAATCAACAATCCGGTCAATTTTATCTATGGCAATCTCAAACCTGCCAAGGAATACACTCAAGATTTACTTTCACTTTTGCAACTCTATACAAGTCATTATCCTGAACCCATCCCAGAAATTCAGGATTTTGCAGAACAAATTGAACTGGACTTTTTGAAGTCAGATTTACCAAAAATACTAAACTCAATGAAAGTTGGGGCAGACCGCATTCGAGAGATTGTGCTTTCCTTACGAACTTTTTCGCGCTTGGATGAAGCCGAAATGAAAGCTGTTGATATCCATGAGGGAATCGACAGTACTCTGATGATTTTGCAAAGCCGCATCAAGGGTAATAAGCAACGCCCGACAATTGAAATAATCAAAGAATACGACAAACTGCCCTTGGTAGAATGTTATGCGGGGCAGCTAAACCAAGTATTCATGAATATTTTGTCAAATGCGATCGATGCTTTAGAAGAGAGATTGGGTAGTGTAGATGAGGCAAACAAGGGGAATAACCAATACCCAATTCCGACAATTCGCATTTGCACTCAACTACAAGATTCAAATCAGGTAATAATTAGGATTGCCGATAATGGATTGGGAATATCAGAAGATTTTAAAAAACAACTATTTGACCCCTTCTTTACCACCAAGCCCATCGGCAAAGGTACGGGGATGGGACTTGCCATTAGCTACCAGATCGTTACAGAAAGACATGGTGGTTCCTTAGAATGTATTTCGCAGCTAGAACAAGGCGCTGAGTTTGTGATTAATATTCCCCTAATTCAAGATACTCAACATAATTCGTAA
- a CDS encoding Mo-dependent nitrogenase C-terminal domain-containing protein has product MTSTVQSPYSSEQIAAWLRGLLTIAWADGNFDDQEQELIANITKDELAPKIKWDSLEVITPEELAAVLGKGTPAAENFLRTAIMVAIADGTYSPSEDEVLHQFCQALEQPENLLEALRHTLENPQQVTPIIPSPGLTKRQINALYPLRDWLDRLDIQDPRVARFLCKMIPSQCPFERDVTLFGRKIVHIPPMCKINPLYEQLVGLRFRALSYLADKCGEDISPYI; this is encoded by the coding sequence ATGACAAGTACCGTTCAATCCCCCTACAGCAGCGAACAGATTGCCGCTTGGTTGCGTGGACTGCTCACCATTGCTTGGGCAGATGGTAATTTTGATGACCAAGAACAGGAATTAATTGCCAACATCACCAAAGATGAATTAGCTCCTAAGATAAAATGGGACTCATTAGAGGTAATTACGCCAGAAGAATTAGCCGCAGTGTTGGGTAAAGGTACACCAGCGGCAGAAAATTTCTTAAGGACTGCGATCATGGTAGCGATCGCAGATGGTACTTATTCCCCCAGCGAAGATGAGGTTCTACATCAGTTCTGCCAAGCCTTAGAACAGCCAGAGAATTTACTAGAAGCCCTTCGCCACACTCTAGAGAACCCACAGCAAGTTACCCCCATTATCCCCAGCCCTGGACTTACAAAGCGTCAAATTAATGCCCTATATCCCCTGCGAGACTGGCTTGATAGGCTAGATATCCAAGACCCAAGAGTAGCCCGCTTTTTGTGTAAAATGATTCCCTCCCAGTGTCCCTTTGAGCGAGATGTCACCTTATTTGGACGCAAGATTGTCCACATCCCGCCGATGTGTAAAATTAACCCCTTGTATGAGCAACTGGTGGGGTTACGTTTTCGCGCCCTCTCTTATCTAGCAGATAAATGCGGTGAAGATATTTCACCATATATTTGA
- the obgE gene encoding GTPase ObgE translates to MQFIDQAKIEVEAGKGGDGIVAFRREKYVPTGGPSGGNGGRGGSVFFVADENLQTLLDFRYNHRFQAEKGTRGGPNNCTGAGGKDLIIEVPCGTTIYDAETGELLGDLIEPKQSLRIAQGGKGGLGNQHFLSNRNRAPEYALPGLPGEIKQLRLELKLLAEVGIIGLPNAGKSTLISSLSAARPKIADYPFTTLIPNLGVVRKPTGDGTVFADIPGLIEGAAHGAGLGHDFLRHIERTRVLLHLIDATSDDVVRDYNTIKEELQAYGRGLAERPQILALNKIDAVDRENVDLEALATQLNHLSYAPVFVISAVTRTGLEPMLQEIWGILDQMKVVQEVEVLR, encoded by the coding sequence ATGCAATTTATCGACCAAGCAAAAATTGAAGTTGAAGCTGGTAAGGGTGGCGATGGTATTGTTGCCTTCCGGCGAGAGAAATACGTACCGACTGGTGGCCCCTCTGGTGGTAATGGAGGACGAGGTGGTTCGGTCTTTTTCGTCGCCGATGAAAACCTGCAAACCTTGCTTGACTTCAGATACAACCATCGATTTCAGGCAGAAAAAGGGACTCGTGGTGGGCCAAATAACTGCACTGGGGCAGGAGGAAAGGATTTAATCATCGAAGTTCCTTGTGGTACAACCATTTATGATGCTGAAACTGGCGAATTGCTGGGGGATTTAATCGAGCCTAAGCAGTCTTTGCGGATTGCCCAAGGTGGTAAAGGTGGACTAGGAAATCAGCATTTCTTGAGTAACCGTAACCGCGCCCCAGAATACGCCCTCCCAGGATTACCAGGGGAAATAAAGCAGTTGCGGCTAGAGTTAAAACTTTTAGCAGAAGTCGGGATTATTGGTTTACCAAATGCTGGTAAATCCACTTTAATTTCATCTTTATCAGCTGCACGTCCAAAAATCGCAGACTATCCTTTCACTACCCTGATCCCAAATTTGGGTGTAGTGCGGAAACCCACTGGCGATGGTACTGTTTTCGCCGACATTCCCGGACTAATTGAGGGAGCGGCTCACGGGGCTGGGTTGGGACACGATTTCTTGCGTCATATCGAGCGCACGCGAGTGCTACTTCACTTGATTGATGCCACTAGTGATGATGTGGTTAGAGACTATAACACAATTAAGGAAGAATTACAAGCTTATGGACGGGGTTTAGCAGAACGCCCGCAAATTTTGGCGCTGAACAAAATTGATGCAGTCGATCGAGAAAATGTCGATTTAGAAGCGTTAGCTACCCAACTTAATCATCTCTCTTACGCCCCGGTTTTTGTGATTTCAGCAGTTACCCGCACGGGGTTAGAGCCGATGCTACAAGAAATTTGGGGAATTCTCGATCAAATGAAAGTTGTCCAAGAAGTAGAGGTATTGAGATAA
- a CDS encoding rubrerythrin family protein produces MNLLTHILHLAGSGAFAYYSAAQIRDSKTRPNILAGFYFAESGSVPFLSALSDRAAAEGDTWLAAKLAKHASDETRHGQIFAHALQQMNKQVIDFKRQPQTTSTNKSQQPRSPFFAAFFEGYTQEQLKPAVIDWDVFMASTYILELDASKDFARMAKVLPDKDPTARNLKLGMLNIAQDETGHAAYLYEAMMRRMSAAKVQKLVDMWRTQKVNALLAMVGGILQRNGETRSLVQDGEPSEIDSELIAT; encoded by the coding sequence ATGAACTTATTAACTCACATTTTGCATCTAGCTGGTTCAGGAGCCTTTGCCTATTACTCTGCTGCTCAAATTCGTGATTCTAAAACCCGTCCCAACATCCTTGCGGGGTTTTATTTCGCCGAATCGGGTTCCGTGCCATTTTTATCTGCACTTAGCGATCGCGCCGCAGCTGAAGGCGATACATGGCTAGCCGCAAAACTAGCAAAACATGCATCAGATGAAACTAGGCATGGTCAAATTTTTGCCCACGCCTTACAACAGATGAATAAACAAGTTATAGATTTTAAGCGTCAACCCCAAACTACATCTACAAATAAATCACAACAGCCGCGTAGCCCTTTTTTTGCAGCATTCTTTGAAGGCTATACCCAAGAACAACTTAAACCGGCTGTCATTGACTGGGATGTGTTTATGGCTAGTACATACATTCTGGAGTTAGATGCTAGTAAAGACTTTGCACGAATGGCGAAAGTATTACCTGATAAAGATCCAACCGCTCGTAATTTAAAGTTAGGAATGCTAAATATTGCCCAAGATGAAACTGGACATGCAGCTTATCTCTACGAAGCGATGATGCGACGGATGTCTGCTGCCAAAGTGCAAAAACTTGTAGATATGTGGCGAACCCAGAAGGTAAACGCCTTGCTAGCAATGGTTGGTGGTATCCTTCAGCGGAATGGCGAAACGCGATCGCTAGTCCAAGACGGTGAGCCGTCGGAAATCGATTCTGAGTTGATAGCTACGTAG
- a CDS encoding vWA domain-containing protein: MMSDRDYTLIIDKSGSMSTPDQVGGRTRWEIAQESTLALARKAEQFDPDGITVYLFSGRFKRYDDVTSAKVAQVFLENDPAGTTNLAGVLQDALNNYFQRKAAGKSKPNGETILVITDGEPDDRKAVFEVIIHATRQMERDEELGISIIQVGSDAQATKFLKALDDQLESVGAKFDICDTVTLDDLEDMSLVDVLTNAITD; the protein is encoded by the coding sequence ATGATGAGCGATCGCGACTATACATTAATTATTGACAAAAGCGGTAGTATGTCCACTCCAGACCAAGTGGGTGGTAGAACTAGATGGGAGATCGCCCAAGAGTCTACTCTTGCTTTGGCAAGAAAGGCTGAACAGTTTGACCCCGATGGCATCACCGTTTACTTGTTTTCGGGTAGATTTAAACGCTACGATGATGTCACTTCAGCTAAAGTCGCACAGGTATTTCTCGAAAATGACCCTGCTGGGACGACAAACTTAGCAGGTGTGCTTCAGGATGCACTCAATAATTACTTTCAACGCAAAGCTGCCGGTAAAAGTAAGCCAAACGGAGAGACAATTTTAGTTATCACTGATGGTGAACCAGACGATCGCAAAGCTGTATTTGAAGTCATCATTCATGCTACTCGCCAGATGGAGCGTGATGAAGAATTAGGAATTTCGATTATTCAAGTAGGTTCAGATGCTCAAGCAACTAAGTTCCTCAAAGCTTTGGATGACCAGTTGGAAAGTGTCGGCGCTAAATTTGATATTTGTGACACGGTTACTTTAGACGATTTAGAAGACATGAGCCTGGTAGATGTATTGACAAACGCAATAACTGACTAA
- a CDS encoding TIGR02588 family protein has product MTQTEQKPKRSIAEWVTFGISSLILAIIVSLVGYTWLNEKNQPPILSVIKKEIIREINGQFYVSFEVVNSGGDTAESVQIMAELVINGKVTETGEQQIDFLSSGESEEGAFIFSKNPRQGELNMRVGSYKLP; this is encoded by the coding sequence ATGACTCAGACAGAACAAAAGCCAAAGCGCTCAATAGCTGAGTGGGTGACATTCGGCATTTCCTCACTAATCCTAGCAATTATTGTCAGTCTAGTTGGCTACACTTGGCTGAACGAAAAGAATCAACCTCCTATCCTTTCTGTTATTAAAAAAGAAATAATTCGAGAAATTAACGGTCAATTTTATGTTTCTTTTGAAGTTGTGAATAGTGGAGGAGATACAGCTGAGTCAGTTCAGATTATGGCTGAGTTAGTTATTAATGGCAAAGTTACAGAAACAGGAGAGCAACAGATCGACTTTTTATCTAGTGGGGAAAGTGAAGAAGGCGCATTTATATTTAGCAAAAACCCGCGTCAAGGTGAGTTAAATATGCGTGTTGGTAGCTATAAATTGCCATAG
- a CDS encoding Dps family protein: MRAINIGLTEEQRQGVINLLNQDLADAYLLLVKTKKYHWDVVGPQFRSLHQLWEEHYQKLTLNIDALAERVRALGGYPVGTLEGFLKLATLKEHAGNVPTSTQMVANLVHDHEQVIRNLRDHVDQSSDKFHDQGTADFLTGLLEQHEEIAWMLRSFIEGEALDPDGKQPASGAKTPVGV, encoded by the coding sequence ATGCGTGCGATAAACATTGGGTTGACAGAAGAACAGCGTCAAGGTGTAATCAATCTGTTAAATCAAGATTTGGCAGATGCCTATTTACTGTTGGTGAAAACCAAAAAGTACCACTGGGATGTCGTCGGCCCTCAGTTCCGCTCTTTGCACCAGCTTTGGGAAGAACACTACCAAAAGCTGACTCTAAATATTGATGCCTTAGCAGAGCGGGTTCGTGCTTTGGGCGGTTATCCAGTTGGTACATTGGAAGGATTTCTCAAGCTTGCTACCCTCAAGGAACATGCTGGTAATGTTCCCACATCAACGCAGATGGTAGCTAATCTAGTGCACGATCACGAGCAGGTTATCCGTAACTTAAGAGATCATGTGGATCAGTCTAGCGATAAATTCCACGATCAAGGTACTGCTGACTTTTTGACTGGACTGCTGGAACAGCATGAGGAAATAGCTTGGATGCTGCGTTCATTTATTGAAGGGGAAGCATTAGATCCAGATGGTAAGCAGCCAGCATCTGGGGCTAAGACTCCGGTAGGCGTGTAG
- a CDS encoding glutamate--cysteine ligase, translating to MFLFGIEHEVAFLNKQGKFADFSHTKFADFNQIIEKLPTYPSDYPQLRVGDAGIKMKRWYIEGFERFADSDEVIDCHVKGIEIRTTIHSDIQGAITELSESFHLLREVAANFGLSPVLVSFNPYNPAFEPQPPLNDYEIKQLEAYPDEQTANIHMVSYGPDLNISVAGLSTEDVIDIGKKLTYYSPYIVPFSYSSPFYKGSLWDGLSVRTFIRTGKRPAVLVFVQKEEQLINSIPSLTKIARIPAEVGRIEFKACDSCDDFLIYAALLTLLKGLVLDETLVGRATVPDAALHQISAKEGFDNKDIFENATKILQTAETSLGDDPDIQYLTPLKVLLAKRKTRSHELIEMFHCVSSIDEVIRQTYQF from the coding sequence ATGTTTTTATTTGGCATTGAGCATGAAGTCGCTTTCCTAAACAAACAAGGAAAGTTTGCTGATTTTTCCCACACAAAATTTGCTGATTTTAATCAAATTATTGAAAAGCTACCCACATATCCTAGTGACTATCCTCAACTGCGCGTAGGCGATGCGGGTATTAAGATGAAGAGATGGTACATTGAGGGATTTGAAAGATTTGCAGATTCTGACGAGGTTATAGACTGTCATGTTAAAGGTATTGAAATTAGAACAACTATACATTCTGATATTCAAGGCGCTATTACAGAGTTATCAGAAAGTTTTCATCTACTACGTGAGGTTGCTGCTAACTTTGGTTTATCACCAGTTTTAGTCAGTTTTAATCCCTACAATCCGGCTTTTGAACCTCAACCTCCACTAAATGATTACGAAATTAAACAGCTAGAGGCTTATCCTGACGAACAAACTGCTAATATTCACATGGTGTCTTATGGGCCAGATTTAAATATTTCAGTAGCAGGTTTGTCTACTGAAGATGTAATTGATATTGGCAAAAAGTTAACTTATTACAGTCCTTATATCGTCCCTTTTAGTTATAGTTCCCCTTTTTATAAAGGAAGTTTATGGGATGGGTTATCTGTACGAACTTTTATCAGAACCGGAAAAAGACCAGCAGTTCTAGTTTTCGTTCAGAAAGAGGAGCAACTAATTAATAGCATCCCTTCCTTAACAAAAATCGCCCGCATTCCAGCTGAAGTGGGACGCATTGAATTTAAGGCGTGTGATAGTTGTGATGATTTTTTAATCTACGCGGCTTTGCTGACGTTATTGAAAGGTTTGGTGTTAGATGAAACCTTGGTAGGTAGAGCAACTGTACCTGATGCAGCACTACATCAAATTTCTGCAAAAGAAGGTTTTGACAACAAGGATATTTTTGAGAATGCGACAAAAATCTTGCAAACAGCCGAAACTTCCTTGGGAGATGACCCAGATATTCAGTATTTAACGCCGTTAAAAGTGCTGTTAGCGAAGCGAAAAACAAGATCCCATGAATTAATAGAAATGTTCCATTGTGTAAGTTCAATAGATGAGGTAATAAGGCAGACTTATCAATTTTAA
- a CDS encoding winged helix-turn-helix transcriptional regulator, whose protein sequence is MKAEAENNSRLTCEVETTLKIIGGRWKVLIIRELMISVKRFGELQRALPGVTQKVLTQQLREMEEDGIIHREVYPQIPPKVEYSLTPLGETLQPILYAMHEWAIQHSNITNRHQYS, encoded by the coding sequence ATGAAAGCTGAAGCAGAAAACAATAGCAGGTTGACTTGTGAAGTAGAAACTACCCTAAAAATTATAGGAGGACGTTGGAAAGTTTTAATTATTAGAGAATTAATGATTAGCGTTAAACGCTTTGGTGAGTTGCAACGGGCTTTACCTGGAGTTACACAAAAGGTGCTAACCCAACAACTTAGAGAAATGGAGGAAGACGGCATTATTCATCGAGAAGTTTATCCCCAAATTCCGCCCAAGGTAGAATATTCACTGACTCCTTTAGGAGAAACTTTGCAACCAATCCTCTATGCGATGCATGAATGGGCTATTCAACATTCAAATATCACAAATCGTCATCAATATTCATGA
- a CDS encoding ChaB family protein: MTEVYKAERTISAVFKEQKQIDDVIRRLLDRSVPRDHISVMGRNFQSETRIAGFISKKDVILGGLRTGAVFGSLFGSFLSLLTGVGVLFIPFVGPIVAAGPIGAVLLGAASGAIAGSAGAGLVSVLTTLGMSEDKAAIYQTRLQAGEFLVMAEVPSDRAGEFQLLLESAGGEEIHTIEKIFARPCPGQCNSPEDLSPEVRAHLSDAAQRTFIESYNTVFNEKNDEFTAEQAAWESVHQQYDEDENGVWSKAKVKA; the protein is encoded by the coding sequence GTGACAGAAGTATATAAAGCAGAACGTACCATTTCTGCTGTATTCAAAGAACAGAAGCAAATTGATGATGTGATTCGACGTTTACTAGACAGGAGTGTACCTAGAGATCATATTTCGGTCATGGGTAGAAACTTTCAGTCAGAAACTAGAATCGCTGGCTTTATTAGTAAAAAGGATGTGATTCTGGGAGGTTTGAGAACAGGGGCAGTTTTTGGTTCTTTGTTTGGTTCCTTTCTTAGCTTACTCACGGGTGTAGGCGTACTGTTTATTCCCTTTGTCGGCCCAATTGTGGCAGCAGGGCCAATTGGTGCAGTGCTGCTGGGGGCTGCAAGTGGAGCGATCGCAGGTAGTGCAGGTGCTGGTCTAGTATCGGTTCTAACTACTTTGGGGATGTCAGAAGATAAAGCGGCTATCTACCAAACCCGCTTACAAGCTGGTGAATTCTTAGTGATGGCAGAAGTTCCGAGCGATCGCGCTGGCGAATTTCAATTGCTACTCGAAAGTGCTGGTGGCGAAGAAATTCACACGATTGAAAAAATCTTTGCTCGCCCTTGTCCTGGACAGTGCAATAGCCCAGAAGACTTGTCTCCTGAAGTTCGCGCTCATCTTTCTGATGCAGCTCAACGCACATTCATTGAGAGCTATAATACTGTCTTCAATGAGAAAAATGACGAGTTTACAGCTGAACAAGCCGCCTGGGAGTCTGTTCATCAGCAATATGATGAAGATGAAAATGGCGTTTGGTCAAAAGCTAAAGTTAAAGCTTAA
- a CDS encoding salt stress protein, Slr1339 family, translating to MDSIDKLLAELETEYKGVQPQQQQSKSATAKSFIPSSPKSASFMDNLLAEVKADFAQEDAAIELKRQQELEQEGIRQEKLKAKQLEALKVQAKKWLAKVDPLSSEGLWFERFAESYSSKLEAAIEYLRNNE from the coding sequence ATGGATTCCATTGATAAGCTATTAGCCGAACTCGAAACTGAATACAAAGGAGTACAACCACAACAGCAACAGTCAAAATCAGCCACAGCCAAATCGTTTATTCCATCATCGCCCAAGTCGGCATCTTTTATGGATAACCTTTTAGCAGAAGTTAAGGCTGATTTTGCCCAAGAGGATGCTGCTATTGAGTTAAAAAGACAGCAAGAACTAGAACAGGAAGGAATTAGACAAGAAAAACTCAAAGCTAAACAATTAGAGGCTTTGAAAGTACAGGCAAAAAAATGGTTAGCCAAAGTAGATCCGCTTTCGTCCGAAGGACTTTGGTTTGAAAGGTTTGCTGAAAGTTATTCCTCAAAATTAGAGGCAGCGATTGAATATTTACGAAACAATGAATAA